In Psychrobacter sp. JCM 18902, a single window of DNA contains:
- a CDS encoding tRNA nucleotidyltransferase, with the protein MQIYLVGGAVRDQLLARPIKDKDFVVVGATVAEMLDAGFQQVGADFPVFLHPSSHEEYALARTERKEGLGYKGFSVHASPDVSLKEDLQRRDLTINAMAIEVTSLTDDTPINGDVIDYYGGMADIESKTLRHVSDAFSEDPLRVLRTARFYSRYYDLGFVIADETLTLMRQLVDSGELAHLSAERIWQESSRATMQLSPQVYWQQLFEIGALIEYFAPLHEDWTNTQIRETVQTALYFAGQMRLNLSQRWALLMSSLNSFLFTSENKNENVNKAANIKGINDIGNAAKVPKAHTQFSTLFAQQATKLSTISHLSVAEKIDLIQTCGAHKEPDKLSQLLVTSHVLQLATQHRQMMIALNSFHAINMQDIDSALTGPAIGVALRQARIEHLQARNQC; encoded by the coding sequence ATGCAAATTTACCTTGTCGGCGGCGCGGTACGCGATCAACTGTTAGCACGTCCTATTAAAGATAAAGATTTTGTCGTCGTTGGTGCAACTGTTGCAGAAATGCTTGATGCAGGGTTCCAGCAAGTGGGTGCAGATTTCCCTGTATTTTTGCATCCTAGTAGCCATGAAGAATACGCACTGGCACGCACTGAACGCAAAGAAGGCTTGGGGTATAAAGGCTTTAGCGTACATGCCAGTCCTGACGTCAGCTTAAAAGAGGATCTACAACGTCGAGACTTGACGATTAATGCCATGGCGATAGAAGTCACCAGCTTAACTGATGATACGCCTATCAACGGTGACGTCATTGACTATTATGGTGGCATGGCTGATATAGAAAGCAAAACCTTGCGTCATGTCTCCGATGCATTTAGCGAAGACCCTCTACGAGTGCTTCGAACCGCTCGCTTCTATAGCCGTTATTATGACCTAGGTTTTGTCATTGCTGATGAAACTTTGACGTTGATGCGCCAATTGGTTGACTCTGGAGAGCTTGCACATTTAAGTGCAGAGCGTATTTGGCAAGAATCTAGCCGTGCAACCATGCAGCTATCGCCGCAGGTATACTGGCAACAACTGTTTGAGATTGGTGCGCTCATAGAATATTTTGCCCCACTACATGAAGATTGGACTAATACTCAGATACGTGAAACGGTACAGACGGCGCTATATTTCGCAGGGCAAATGCGATTGAATCTATCACAGCGCTGGGCACTATTAATGAGTAGCCTTAATTCATTTTTATTTACCTCAGAAAATAAAAATGAAAACGTGAATAAAGCAGCCAATATAAAAGGTATCAATGATATAGGCAACGCCGCTAAGGTACCAAAGGCACACACTCAATTTTCGACTCTCTTCGCTCAGCAAGCCACAAAGCTAAGCACAATAAGCCATTTAAGCGTGGCTGAAAAAATTGACCTCATACAAACTTGCGGCGCTCATAAAGAGCCTGATAAGTTATCGCAGCTATTAGTGACCAGCCACGTGTTGCAATTGGCAACACAGCACCGTCAGATGATGATAGCATTGAATAGCTTTCATGCCATTAACATGCAGGATATTGACTCAGCACTAACAGGCCCTGCGATTGGCGTAGCACTCAGACAAGCCAGAATTGAGCACTTGCAAGCACGAAACCAATGTTAA
- a CDS encoding glycerophosphodiester phosphodiesterase — MINFENTLLLGHRGARGEALENTFSGFEYAQRLNIQGLAGVEFDVQLSADGHLIVFHDDTLQRMCGQQARVDQLNLTEIQRHSQFGHQIITLGQVAPLLKGFTDIELEIKTHDRTDYAKLVKALTRNLIDSPLAKLPIVLTSFDVELHVRLQRHPLLKHISRGLLIRTPEVLMTAPNAALQLGCVQIGIHYPLISRAVIEHSHRYGLPVSAWTVNDIDTIKQLIAWQADVIITDYPSHLLLG; from the coding sequence ATGATAAATTTCGAAAACACGCTTTTATTGGGTCATCGCGGTGCGCGCGGCGAAGCATTAGAAAATACCTTTTCAGGCTTTGAGTACGCTCAACGTCTTAACATTCAGGGTCTAGCAGGGGTTGAGTTTGATGTACAACTGAGTGCGGATGGTCATTTAATCGTGTTTCATGATGACACGCTGCAACGCATGTGTGGTCAGCAAGCGCGTGTTGATCAGTTAAATCTTACTGAGATTCAACGCCATTCGCAGTTTGGTCATCAGATTATCACATTAGGGCAGGTAGCGCCGTTGCTAAAGGGCTTTACTGATATTGAACTGGAGATTAAAACGCATGACCGTACTGATTATGCTAAATTGGTAAAAGCATTGACACGCAACCTCATCGATAGCCCACTTGCCAAACTACCCATTGTGCTGACCAGCTTTGATGTAGAGCTACATGTTCGCTTACAACGTCATCCATTACTAAAGCATATCTCTCGCGGCTTGCTCATTCGCACACCTGAAGTCTTAATGACTGCACCGAATGCCGCCTTGCAACTTGGCTGTGTTCAGATAGGTATTCATTATCCGCTGATTAGTCGAGCAGTCATTGAACATAGCCACCGTTATGGCTTGCCAGTTAGTGCGTGGACGGTTAATGATATTGACACGATTAAACAGCTGATCGCGTGGCAAGCTGACGTCATCATCACTGATTATCCAAGTCATTTACTGCTGGGTTAA
- a CDS encoding NADP-dependent malic enzyme: MNDDTTLNTDNLSTEKEQFEQAALHYHEFPRPGKISVTPIKQLANQRDLALAYSPGVAVPCLEIQRDPTLAAKYTARSNLVGVITNGTAVLGLGNIGPLASKPVMEGKGVLFKKFAGIDVFDIEIAQNDPDKFIEAVASLEPTFGGINLEDIKAPECFKIERELRKRMNIPVFHDDQHGTSIIVAAAMLNALLITGKKIEEIKIVCSGAGAAAISCLDIICALGVNKNNIFVSDSRGIITTIRENLDETKQRYARETTATTIDEVMDDVDMFLGLSMPGTLSEDMVRRMAKDPIVFALANPTPEIMPELAHAVRPDVIMATGRSDYPNQVNNALCFPYIFRGALDVGATTVNEEMKVACVRAIAAMAHVEATPTTSARNIEKMQSFGRDYLIPGPLEPNLIIEIASAVAQAAMDSGVATLPIADMQAYRQRLSEFVYNSAFVMKPIFARAKADPKRIVYCEGEDNNILLAVQVVVDEKLAQPILIGRPSVIEANIEKLGLRLKDGVNISIVNIDDDPRYKDYWQGYYEKNKRLGVSIELARRDVRRKTTLIGSLLVENGAADGMVCGTFSHYQLHLKYVQSVIGKKEGVNDFYAMNAVLMQDRNIFIADTYIHEDPTAEQLAEMTVLAVDQLRRFGITPRVALVSHSNFGASNRTSAVKMRKVHELLTDMNVDFEFDGEMQGDAALNEHIRLNNMPSSPLKGAANLLILPTLDASNIAFNLLKTATGSASIGPILLGTSKPVHILTPSATARGIVNMTALSVTEAQDLASENQ; encoded by the coding sequence ATGAATGACGATACCACTTTGAATACGGATAACCTTAGTACAGAAAAAGAGCAGTTTGAACAAGCTGCCTTACATTATCATGAGTTCCCACGTCCAGGTAAAATCTCTGTCACCCCTATTAAGCAGTTAGCAAACCAACGTGACTTAGCACTTGCCTATTCACCAGGTGTGGCAGTTCCTTGTCTTGAGATTCAAAGAGATCCAACACTAGCGGCTAAATATACCGCCCGTAGCAACTTGGTTGGTGTTATCACCAACGGTACTGCGGTACTGGGTCTAGGTAATATCGGGCCATTGGCATCGAAGCCTGTAATGGAAGGTAAAGGGGTTCTATTCAAAAAATTCGCAGGTATCGACGTTTTTGATATTGAAATTGCACAAAATGATCCAGACAAATTCATCGAGGCAGTTGCTTCTCTTGAGCCTACTTTCGGTGGCATCAATCTAGAAGACATCAAAGCACCAGAATGTTTCAAAATTGAGCGTGAATTACGTAAGCGTATGAACATTCCAGTCTTTCATGATGACCAACATGGTACGTCAATCATTGTTGCAGCAGCGATGCTCAACGCGCTATTGATTACTGGCAAAAAAATCGAAGAGATTAAAATCGTCTGTTCAGGTGCCGGTGCCGCCGCCATTTCTTGTTTAGATATTATTTGCGCACTTGGTGTAAACAAAAATAATATCTTTGTTTCAGATTCACGCGGTATCATTACGACTATCCGTGAAAATCTTGACGAAACCAAACAGCGCTATGCGCGTGAGACGACTGCGACCACTATCGACGAAGTGATGGATGATGTCGATATGTTCCTTGGTCTATCGATGCCTGGCACGTTATCTGAAGATATGGTTCGCCGTATGGCAAAAGACCCTATCGTATTTGCACTTGCTAACCCAACGCCTGAGATCATGCCAGAATTGGCGCACGCCGTACGTCCAGATGTCATCATGGCAACGGGTCGCTCAGACTATCCAAACCAAGTAAACAACGCTTTATGCTTCCCTTATATCTTCCGCGGCGCATTAGATGTTGGTGCCACGACTGTTAACGAAGAGATGAAAGTTGCTTGTGTAAGAGCTATCGCTGCGATGGCACACGTTGAAGCAACGCCGACCACCAGCGCTAGAAACATCGAAAAAATGCAAAGTTTCGGTCGTGATTACCTGATTCCAGGACCTTTAGAGCCAAACCTAATCATCGAGATCGCGTCTGCGGTCGCTCAAGCTGCGATGGACTCAGGCGTTGCAACCTTACCTATCGCTGATATGCAAGCTTATCGTCAGCGTCTGTCTGAGTTTGTCTATAACTCTGCATTCGTGATGAAACCAATCTTTGCTCGCGCTAAAGCCGATCCAAAGCGTATCGTTTACTGTGAAGGTGAAGACAATAATATCTTACTTGCTGTGCAAGTGGTCGTTGATGAAAAGCTAGCCCAACCTATTTTAATTGGTCGTCCTTCAGTCATCGAAGCCAATATCGAAAAACTAGGGTTACGTCTAAAAGATGGTGTGAACATCTCTATCGTCAATATCGATGACGATCCTCGTTATAAAGACTACTGGCAGGGTTACTACGAGAAGAACAAACGTCTTGGTGTGAGTATTGAACTTGCTCGTCGTGATGTTCGTCGTAAGACCACATTGATCGGCTCACTATTGGTCGAAAATGGCGCTGCAGATGGTATGGTATGTGGTACGTTTAGCCATTATCAGTTGCACTTAAAATATGTACAAAGCGTTATTGGCAAAAAAGAAGGTGTGAACGACTTCTATGCTATGAATGCGGTACTCATGCAAGATCGTAATATTTTCATCGCTGATACTTATATCCACGAAGATCCAACGGCTGAACAATTGGCTGAAATGACTGTCTTGGCAGTTGATCAGTTACGTCGCTTTGGTATTACACCGCGTGTCGCGCTCGTTTCTCACTCTAACTTTGGCGCTTCAAATCGCACCAGTGCTGTAAAAATGCGCAAGGTCCATGAACTGCTGACAGATATGAATGTAGACTTTGAATTCGACGGCGAGATGCAAGGTGACGCCGCGTTGAATGAACATATTCGTTTAAACAACATGCCATCAAGTCCATTAAAAGGTGCTGCAAATCTGCTCATCTTGCCAACACTTGACGCCTCAAATATTGCCTTTAACTTACTCAAGACAGCAACTGGTAGCGCCTCTATTGGTCCTATTTTATTAGGTACTAGCAAACCAGTACATATTCTCACACCATCAGCAACTGCACGTGGTATCGTCAATATGACCGCTCTTTCCGTTACTGAAGCTCAAGATTTGGCGAGCGAAAATCAGTAA
- a CDS encoding acyl-CoA desaturase, giving the protein MREFEFTKAPINWIPATILVATPIAAAIITPWYLFTHDVSAPVWGVFGAFMVWTGISITAGYHRLLSHRAYKAHPIVKNFLLLGSTFAVQGSAFDWVSGHRTHHRHVDDRLEDPYSAKRGFFFSHMGWMLRNYPSGKFDYKNIPDLTKDRTLQIQHKYYGLWVAALNIGAVAAIGWLLGDVWGTLVIVGLLRLVLTHHFTFFINSLCHMFGTRPYTDTNTARDNFFLAIFTWGEGYHNYHHFFQYDYRNGVKWWQYDPTKWLIAGLSKLGLTSELRTVDDTTIKHAEVQMQFKAAQQQIDTAAVSGIDLPHAMKSFQDRIKFEYDAFMQTVEEWQALKAKTIELKKTEYADRLHEVEDELKHDYAKIEQKILEHNSNLKTAFRSIGISKKAA; this is encoded by the coding sequence ATGCGCGAGTTTGAGTTTACAAAAGCGCCGATCAACTGGATTCCAGCGACTATTCTAGTAGCAACACCTATTGCTGCTGCGATCATTACACCATGGTATTTATTTACTCATGATGTTAGCGCGCCAGTTTGGGGCGTATTTGGTGCCTTTATGGTATGGACAGGCATTAGTATTACCGCTGGTTATCATCGCCTGCTATCGCATCGTGCTTATAAAGCGCACCCGATCGTCAAAAACTTTTTATTGCTAGGTTCTACCTTTGCCGTACAAGGTTCAGCATTTGATTGGGTTTCTGGTCACCGTACGCATCATCGTCATGTCGATGATCGCTTAGAAGACCCGTACTCAGCAAAGCGTGGCTTTTTCTTCAGTCACATGGGCTGGATGCTACGCAATTATCCTAGTGGTAAATTTGACTATAAAAATATCCCTGACCTAACCAAAGATAGAACCTTACAGATTCAGCATAAATATTACGGTCTCTGGGTTGCGGCATTGAACATCGGTGCAGTCGCTGCGATCGGTTGGTTATTGGGTGATGTTTGGGGTACTTTGGTCATCGTAGGCTTACTACGTCTGGTACTGACGCACCACTTTACCTTCTTTATTAACTCGCTATGTCATATGTTTGGCACGCGTCCTTATACGGATACCAATACTGCTCGCGATAACTTCTTCTTAGCTATCTTTACGTGGGGTGAGGGTTATCATAACTACCATCACTTCTTCCAATACGATTATCGTAACGGCGTAAAATGGTGGCAGTATGATCCTACTAAATGGTTGATTGCTGGCTTATCGAAGCTGGGCTTAACCAGTGAGCTACGTACCGTTGATGACACCACTATCAAGCATGCAGAAGTACAAATGCAATTTAAAGCGGCTCAGCAGCAAATCGATACAGCAGCAGTAAGCGGCATTGATCTTCCTCATGCGATGAAGAGCTTCCAAGACCGTATTAAGTTTGAATATGATGCCTTTATGCAGACTGTTGAAGAATGGCAAGCACTCAAAGCCAAAACGATTGAGCTGAAAAAGACAGAATATGCCGATCGCTTGCATGAAGTGGAAGATGAGCTAAAGCATGACTATGCCAAAATTGAACAAAAAATTCTTGAGCATAATAGCAATTTAAAAACCGCGTTTCGCTCGATTGGTATCAGTAAAAAGGCAGCATAA
- a CDS encoding SDR family oxidoreductase, with translation MLRKFKKMQQRDIIDSIPMQRIGRPDEIVHSVLYLVQVNYVTAEIITVDGGRSLTLADGHI, from the coding sequence ATGTTAAGAAAATTTAAAAAGATGCAGCAGCGCGATATCATTGACTCAATTCCTATGCAGCGTATAGGTCGACCTGACGAGATTGTCCATAGTGTGTTGTACCTAGTACAGGTCAATTATGTTACTGCTGAGATTATTACTGTTGATGGTGGTCGCAGTCTGACATTGGCTGATGGTCATATTTGA
- a CDS encoding ABC transporter permease, with protein sequence MTAFFGRLWIDATIAISFLREGRIQSLMITLGVAIGVAVIIFITALIQGLQTNLIESTLGSQAHIRLVAPDEVNLIAPSADDTLQLIQEDKRPQRLRSINNWQQITDTLDQLPLLTAVSPNVSGPGFVRRGEALESVILVGTDLARYQNIIPLDEYLNSGELRVGADNVLIGSELAKDLGVEVGSKLRLDTGQDDGDSSPSNNLSNNFGSNLSSNSAVVNIAGVFELGVRELDARYVYLDLKQAQSLLNLPGGITVIDLTVEDIFEAEEIAAQVGRLTSLQAESWIETNAQLLSGLTAQSLSSNMIVVFVAISVAFGIASVLSVSVVQRTREIGILRAMGATRQQILRIFLIQGAIFGLLGSIVGSGVSYVLVWSFNTFGPDIFTIPISINLILVTMSLATLTGVIAAAIPARRAAALDPVVAIRYV encoded by the coding sequence TTGACGGCTTTTTTCGGTAGACTATGGATTGATGCCACCATTGCCATCAGTTTTTTACGCGAGGGACGCATACAGTCGTTGATGATTACTCTGGGAGTAGCGATAGGTGTTGCCGTTATTATATTTATCACCGCACTCATTCAAGGATTACAGACCAACCTTATTGAAAGTACCCTCGGCAGTCAGGCACATATTCGCTTAGTAGCGCCAGACGAAGTCAACCTAATAGCGCCATCTGCTGATGATACGCTGCAACTGATACAAGAAGACAAGCGTCCACAGCGGCTACGTTCTATTAATAATTGGCAGCAAATCACTGACACGCTAGATCAACTGCCCTTATTAACTGCCGTATCGCCAAACGTGTCTGGGCCTGGGTTTGTCCGGCGTGGTGAGGCATTAGAGTCGGTAATACTAGTAGGTACTGACTTGGCGCGTTATCAGAATATAATCCCACTTGATGAATACTTAAACAGTGGTGAGCTGCGAGTGGGCGCAGATAATGTATTGATTGGTAGCGAACTGGCTAAAGATTTGGGTGTAGAGGTCGGTAGTAAACTGCGCTTAGATACTGGTCAAGACGATGGTGATAGTAGTCCCAGCAATAATCTGAGTAACAACTTTGGTAGCAACCTTAGTAGCAACAGCGCTGTAGTCAATATCGCTGGTGTATTTGAGCTCGGCGTACGAGAGCTTGATGCGCGCTACGTGTATCTAGACCTAAAACAAGCGCAGTCATTACTCAACCTACCGGGCGGTATCACAGTCATTGATTTGACGGTTGAAGATATCTTTGAGGCGGAGGAAATCGCTGCACAAGTGGGTCGTTTGACCTCATTGCAAGCAGAAAGCTGGATTGAAACCAACGCCCAACTGCTGAGTGGTCTCACTGCTCAAAGTTTATCTAGCAATATGATTGTCGTTTTTGTGGCGATCTCGGTGGCTTTTGGTATTGCCAGTGTGCTATCGGTCAGTGTGGTTCAGCGTACGCGCGAGATTGGTATTCTACGAGCCATGGGTGCAACTCGTCAGCAAATCCTACGAATATTCTTAATTCAAGGGGCTATATTTGGCTTGCTAGGCTCGATTGTCGGTAGTGGTGTCAGTTATGTATTGGTCTGGTCTTTTAATACTTTTGGGCCCGACATATTTACAATTCCCATATCGATAAACCTGATCTTAGTGACTATGTCGTTAGCAACGCTAACTGGTGTGATAGCAGCCGCTATTCCAGCGCGGCGCGCAGCAGCACTTGATCCAGTGGTGGCTATTCGTTATGTCTAA
- a CDS encoding ABC transporter ATP-binding protein, whose amino-acid sequence MSSQSHEVLRLEALKKSYNIGQPNEIEVLHGIDLTISTNDFAALIGPSGSGKSTLLNVLGLLDQPTSGELYLLGQATSAMNDAGRTALRGSSIGFVFQFHHLIQAFSALDNILMPLTLTRGRPNKLTIQKARELLAAVGLERFADSKPNELSGGQQQRVAIARALITEPALLLADEPTGNLDTVTAGEVFELFRKVNQERDCAVLLVTHDPRLSASCDRTINLVDGRIDSDTLNN is encoded by the coding sequence ATGTCCAGTCAATCTCACGAAGTTCTGCGTCTAGAGGCACTAAAAAAGTCTTATAACATCGGTCAACCTAATGAGATTGAGGTGCTGCACGGTATTGACTTAACCATCAGCACTAACGACTTTGCCGCCCTGATTGGTCCTTCTGGTTCAGGTAAAAGCACTTTGCTAAATGTACTAGGATTACTAGATCAGCCGACCAGCGGTGAGCTATATCTGTTGGGTCAAGCGACCAGTGCTATGAATGATGCTGGTCGCACCGCTTTACGGGGCAGTAGTATTGGCTTTGTCTTTCAGTTCCATCATCTGATTCAAGCGTTTAGCGCATTAGACAATATCTTAATGCCGCTAACATTGACAAGGGGTCGTCCAAATAAGCTTACTATCCAAAAAGCGCGCGAGCTACTGGCAGCGGTTGGGTTAGAGCGCTTTGCTGACAGTAAACCTAACGAGCTATCAGGTGGTCAGCAACAGCGTGTCGCCATTGCACGCGCCTTGATAACCGAACCGGCATTGCTATTGGCTGATGAACCTACAGGTAATCTGGATACCGTGACGGCTGGAGAAGTGTTTGAGTTGTTCCGCAAAGTCAATCAGGAACGTGATTGCGCGGTATTGCTGGTCACCCATGATCCACGCTTGTCAGCATCTTGCGATCGAACGATTAATTTGGTTGATGGTCGTATTGATAGTGATACGTTGAATAATTGA
- a CDS encoding NAD-dependent malic enzyme, translated as MSNKRPLYIPVAGPALLETPLLNKGSAFSSEERDSFNLTGLLPHNIETIEEQSLRAYHQLRSFTNDMDKHIYLRNIQDTNETLFHHLIEQHIEEVMPLIYTPTVGQACEKFSQIYRRKRGLFISYPERHKIDDMLQNATKQNVKVIVVTDGERILGLGDQGIGGMGIPIGKLALYTACGGISPAYCLPILLDVGTNNQQLLDDPMYMGWRNPRISGDEYNEFVDLFIQAVKRRWPEALLQFEDFAQENATPLLNKYRDQLCCFNDDIQGTAAVSVGTLIAACLNKGQKLSQQKIAFLGAGSAGCGIAEHIIRQMQREGLTEAQARSQVFMVDRYGLLTDNMTELQKFQEPLVQKESAIESWDKSKKLGLAQVVKQAKITVLFGVSGQKGLFTQEVIESLCVNTEHPIVLPLSNPTSRVEATPQEVTNWSKGKAIVATGSPFPHTTFEGQSFEVSQCNNSYIFPGIGLGVLAARATGISDNMLMAASQALADISMEYEKAPGAILPPIKVIREISEKIAYAVALQAAQDKLALPITAENLQRRLKANFWLPEYRNYRRTSF; from the coding sequence ATGTCAAACAAGCGTCCTTTATATATTCCCGTTGCAGGGCCCGCTCTTTTAGAGACTCCTTTACTCAATAAAGGCAGTGCTTTTTCATCAGAAGAGCGTGATAGCTTTAATTTAACTGGGCTATTACCTCATAACATTGAGACAATTGAAGAGCAATCACTACGCGCTTATCATCAACTGCGCTCATTCACTAATGATATGGATAAGCATATTTACTTGCGTAACATCCAAGATACCAATGAAACCTTATTTCACCATCTAATTGAGCAGCACATTGAGGAAGTCATGCCGCTCATTTACACCCCAACTGTGGGTCAAGCATGTGAAAAATTCTCGCAAATTTATCGCCGTAAACGCGGTTTGTTTATCTCATATCCTGAGCGTCATAAAATCGATGACATGCTGCAAAATGCCACCAAACAAAACGTCAAAGTGATCGTTGTCACTGACGGCGAACGTATATTAGGTCTAGGGGATCAAGGTATTGGTGGTATGGGTATTCCTATTGGTAAATTGGCTTTGTACACCGCTTGTGGTGGTATTAGCCCTGCTTATTGCTTACCAATTTTGTTGGATGTTGGTACCAATAATCAACAGCTACTCGACGATCCTATGTACATGGGCTGGAGAAACCCACGCATTTCTGGTGATGAGTATAATGAGTTTGTCGACTTATTTATTCAAGCCGTTAAACGTCGTTGGCCTGAAGCATTATTACAATTTGAAGATTTTGCCCAAGAGAATGCGACACCATTATTGAATAAATATCGTGACCAATTATGCTGCTTCAATGATGACATTCAGGGCACTGCTGCGGTTTCAGTTGGTACCTTGATTGCAGCGTGCTTAAATAAGGGTCAGAAGCTTAGCCAACAAAAAATAGCATTTTTAGGCGCAGGGTCTGCTGGTTGCGGTATTGCTGAACATATCATTCGCCAAATGCAGCGTGAAGGGTTAACGGAGGCGCAGGCTCGCAGCCAAGTATTTATGGTTGACCGCTATGGCCTGCTTACTGATAACATGACGGAGCTACAAAAATTCCAAGAACCGTTAGTACAAAAAGAATCCGCTATTGAAAGCTGGGATAAAAGTAAGAAACTCGGTTTAGCGCAAGTGGTTAAACAAGCAAAAATAACCGTATTATTCGGCGTCAGTGGACAAAAAGGTCTGTTCACCCAAGAGGTGATCGAATCCTTGTGTGTTAATACTGAACATCCTATTGTATTACCACTTTCAAACCCCACGTCTCGTGTGGAAGCGACACCGCAAGAAGTGACTAATTGGAGCAAGGGTAAGGCAATTGTTGCAACAGGTAGCCCTTTCCCTCATACCACTTTTGAAGGTCAGTCTTTCGAGGTTTCTCAGTGTAATAACAGCTATATTTTCCCCGGTATTGGTCTGGGTGTTTTAGCAGCACGGGCGACGGGTATCAGCGATAATATGCTCATGGCGGCAAGCCAAGCCCTTGCAGATATATCAATGGAATACGAAAAAGCACCTGGTGCCATCCTACCGCCGATTAAAGTTATCAGAGAGATTAGTGAAAAAATAGCGTATGCAGTGGCATTGCAAGCGGCTCAAGATAAGCTAGCACTACCTATCACAGCGGAGAATTTACAACGTCGATTAAAAGCGAATTTTTGGTTACCTGAATATCGTAATTATCGCCGTACTTCTTTCTAA
- a CDS encoding protein adenylyltransferase SelO, which yields MRYQNTYINLDTRLYHEQPPTPLDNPRAGHFNMHVAQQLGWTDDEDLMTHWVEILGGQYVPADFKPLAMVYAGHQFGQWAGQLGDGRGLLMAQVLDNNNQLQDLHLKGIGLTPYSRMGDGRAVLRSTIREYLCGHALTQLGVPSSNALGFVVSDTRVRRERMEAGAALMRVADSHIRLGHIEWIASFAPDLLAEFTDYMIDTYYPECRDSDAPILTFLTTVIERTARMIADWQLIGFAHGVMNTDNLSITGSTLDFGPFGFMERFNPAWINNHSDHTGRYAYQNQPAIGHWNLNAWLPHFMRLEGVTREALADCLAPYEATFMQHYQQGLCRKLGLPHAKESLTLAFEWLTLLEDNLLDYTNSFRALLGLVAPDEHHYEEQLLSTMINELSDDAQQVWQDWSTRYVAQIQQLPLEQVIDDMTANNPVYVLRNSMAQRAITAAEQGQFEEVSRVFDLLANPYQVQAIAILLDTVPPTPHAPQMPISCSS from the coding sequence ATGCGCTATCAAAATACCTATATCAATCTAGACACACGCCTTTATCATGAGCAACCGCCGACGCCGCTGGACAATCCACGTGCTGGACATTTCAACATGCACGTTGCGCAGCAGTTAGGCTGGACAGATGATGAAGATTTAATGACACATTGGGTAGAGATACTCGGTGGTCAATACGTGCCAGCGGATTTTAAGCCATTGGCCATGGTTTATGCGGGTCACCAATTTGGGCAATGGGCAGGTCAATTGGGTGATGGGCGCGGCTTGCTGATGGCACAAGTGCTCGATAACAATAATCAATTGCAAGACTTGCACCTTAAGGGCATTGGTCTGACGCCTTACTCGCGGATGGGTGATGGGCGTGCTGTCTTGCGCAGCACTATTCGCGAGTATTTATGTGGTCATGCCCTTACACAATTAGGTGTTCCTTCCTCTAATGCTTTGGGATTTGTTGTCTCCGACACGAGGGTGCGCCGTGAGCGCATGGAAGCAGGTGCGGCATTGATGCGCGTGGCTGATAGTCACATTCGTTTGGGTCATATCGAGTGGATTGCCAGCTTTGCTCCTGATTTGCTCGCTGAGTTCACCGATTATATGATCGATACTTATTATCCAGAGTGCCGTGATAGTGACGCTCCCATACTGACATTTTTAACCACGGTGATTGAGCGAACCGCACGAATGATCGCTGACTGGCAACTGATTGGCTTTGCGCATGGCGTAATGAATACTGACAACCTCTCTATCACTGGTAGCACCTTAGACTTTGGTCCATTTGGTTTTATGGAGCGTTTTAATCCTGCTTGGATCAACAACCACTCTGATCATACTGGTCGCTACGCTTATCAGAATCAACCTGCTATTGGTCACTGGAATCTCAATGCTTGGCTGCCACATTTTATGCGCTTAGAAGGCGTAACACGTGAGGCGTTAGCAGACTGTCTAGCGCCTTATGAGGCTACCTTTATGCAGCATTATCAGCAAGGACTGTGCCGTAAACTTGGGTTGCCGCATGCAAAAGAGAGCTTAACCTTAGCTTTCGAATGGTTAACCTTGTTAGAAGACAACTTGCTGGACTATACCAATAGCTTCCGTGCGCTACTCGGTTTGGTCGCGCCGGATGAGCACCATTATGAAGAGCAGCTATTGTCAACCATGATAAATGAGCTTAGCGATGATGCCCAACAAGTCTGGCAAGATTGGTCGACTCGTTATGTGGCTCAAATACAGCAGCTGCCACTTGAGCAAGTTATCGACGATATGACAGCCAACAATCCTGTTTATGTACTGCGTAATAGTATGGCGCAGCGTGCCATTACTGCAGCAGAACAAGGACAGTTCGAAGAAGTGAGTCGAGTATTCGATTTACTGGCTAACCCTTATCAGGTACAAGCAATCGCTATCCTTCTCGATACGGTGCCGCCTACCCCACATGCGCCGCAAATGCCGATTAGTTGCTCGTCTTAA